One Mangrovimonas cancribranchiae DNA segment encodes these proteins:
- a CDS encoding single-stranded DNA-binding protein: MSGTLNKVMLIGHLGDEVKMHYFDGGGCIGRFPLATNETYTNKQTNERVTNTEWHNVVVRNKAAEICEKYLSKGDRIYVEGRIKTRKWTDDSGNERYSTEIQCTDFTFLTTKSESGNNQQPKQATPSPQKPVENKETSGDNEDDDLPF; encoded by the coding sequence ATGTCAGGAACACTAAATAAAGTTATGCTTATTGGGCATTTAGGAGACGAAGTTAAAATGCATTACTTTGATGGCGGCGGATGTATTGGACGTTTTCCTTTGGCTACAAACGAAACATACACCAATAAACAAACTAACGAGCGTGTTACAAATACCGAATGGCATAATGTTGTTGTAAGAAACAAAGCAGCAGAAATTTGTGAAAAATACTTAAGTAAAGGCGACCGCATTTATGTAGAAGGTAGAATAAAAACAAGAAAATGGACAGACGATAGCGGTAATGAAAGATATTCTACAGAAATACAATGCACAGATTTCACGTTTTTAACTACAAAGTCTGAAAGCGGTAACAACCAACAACCAAAACAAGCAACACCATCGCCACAAAAGCCTGTTGAGAACAAAGAAACTTCAGGTGATAATGAAGATGATGATTTGCCTTTTTAA
- the rplU gene encoding 50S ribosomal protein L21: protein MYAIVEIAGQQFKVEKDQKVFVNRLQTEEGKKVSFDNVLLIGDGDNVTVGAPAIDGAQVGAKVVKHLKGDKVIVFKKKRRKGYRVKNGHRQALSEIVIENIVASGAKKAAPAKKETKKAAPKAETKKAAPKKSTAKADDLKKIEGAGPKAAEALVNAGLDTFAKVAKATPEELSTILTEASSRLAHLVTETWPKQAGLAAEGKWDELKELQDRLDGGIEK, encoded by the coding sequence ATGTACGCAATTGTAGAGATAGCAGGGCAGCAATTCAAAGTTGAGAAAGACCAAAAAGTTTTTGTTAACCGTTTACAAACAGAAGAAGGTAAGAAAGTTTCTTTCGATAACGTTCTTTTAATTGGAGATGGTGACAATGTAACTGTTGGCGCCCCAGCTATAGACGGAGCTCAAGTAGGAGCAAAAGTCGTGAAGCACCTTAAGGGTGATAAGGTTATTGTTTTCAAAAAGAAAAGACGTAAAGGCTACCGTGTGAAAAATGGTCACCGTCAAGCGCTTTCTGAAATCGTAATCGAAAACATCGTAGCTTCAGGAGCAAAAAAAGCTGCTCCAGCTAAAAAAGAAACAAAAAAAGCAGCGCCTAAAGCTGAAACTAAAAAGGCAGCACCAAAAAAATCAACCGCTAAAGCAGATGATTTAAAGAAAATTGAAGGTGCTGGACCTAAAGCAGCTGAAGCTTTAGTTAATGCAGGACTAGACACTTTTGCAAAAGTTGCTAAAGCAACACCAGAAGAGTTAAGTACTATTTTAACAGAAGCTAGCTCAAGATTAGCTCATTTAGTAACAGAAACTTGGCCAAAGCAAGCTGGATTAGCTGCTGAAGGTAAGTGGGATGAGTTAAAAGAATTACAAGATAGATTAGACGGCGGAATAGAAAAATAA
- a CDS encoding pitrilysin family protein, translating into MKKSIFFLSSLLCANLALKAQEVKYEEYDLDNGMHVILHQDNSAPVVTTSVMYHVGAKDENPERTGFAHFFEHLLFEGTENIERGEWFNIVSSNGGSNNANTTDDRTYYYEVFPSNNVELGLWMESERLLHPVINQVGVDTQNEVVKEEKRLRVDNQPYGNLLAEVKKNIFKKHPYRWATIGSMDHLDAATLEEFQAFNNKFYVPNNAVLVVAGDIDVPSVKKMIQDYFGTIPRGEEVTRNLPKEDPITQQINAKTYDQNIQIPAVIAAYRTPSFKERDAYALDMLSTYLSSGKSSVLYKKLVDEQKQALQVQAVNISQEDYGIYALFGLPLGDVPLTDLLAEMDEEIVKVQNELISEKDYQKLQNKFENQFVNSNSSIQGIANSLARYYMLYGDTALINNEIDIYRSITREDIRNVAKKYLNPNQRLVLEYLPKKDDQ; encoded by the coding sequence ATGAAAAAAAGCATCTTTTTTCTATCTTCTTTGCTTTGTGCAAATTTAGCCTTAAAAGCACAAGAAGTTAAGTATGAAGAATACGATCTTGATAACGGCATGCACGTTATTTTACATCAAGATAATTCTGCTCCCGTTGTAACAACATCTGTTATGTACCACGTAGGTGCCAAAGACGAAAATCCTGAACGTACTGGATTTGCGCACTTTTTTGAGCACTTATTATTTGAAGGCACCGAAAATATTGAACGAGGCGAGTGGTTTAATATTGTTTCTTCTAATGGCGGTAGCAATAATGCTAACACTACAGACGACCGAACATATTATTACGAAGTTTTCCCATCTAATAATGTGGAATTAGGACTATGGATGGAATCGGAAAGATTATTACATCCCGTAATAAACCAAGTAGGTGTTGATACACAAAATGAAGTTGTAAAAGAAGAAAAAAGACTACGTGTAGATAACCAACCTTATGGAAATCTACTTGCTGAAGTAAAGAAAAACATCTTTAAAAAACATCCTTACCGTTGGGCTACAATAGGTTCTATGGACCATCTTGATGCCGCAACTTTAGAAGAATTTCAAGCGTTTAACAATAAATTTTACGTTCCTAACAACGCTGTTTTAGTTGTTGCTGGAGACATCGATGTTCCTTCGGTAAAGAAAATGATTCAAGATTATTTTGGTACTATTCCTAGAGGCGAAGAGGTTACTAGAAATCTACCAAAAGAGGATCCTATTACTCAGCAAATTAATGCCAAGACTTACGATCAAAACATTCAAATACCAGCAGTTATTGCAGCTTACAGAACACCTTCTTTTAAAGAACGTGATGCGTATGCTTTAGACATGCTTTCAACATACTTAAGCAGCGGTAAAAGCTCTGTATTATATAAGAAATTAGTTGACGAGCAAAAACAAGCTCTTCAAGTACAAGCCGTTAATATTAGTCAAGAAGATTATGGCATTTATGCACTTTTTGGACTTCCGTTAGGCGACGTACCTTTAACCGATTTATTGGCCGAAATGGACGAGGAAATTGTTAAGGTTCAAAACGAATTAATCTCAGAAAAAGATTATCAAAAACTGCAAAATAAGTTTGAAAACCAATTCGTAAATTCAAACTCAAGTATTCAAGGTATTGCTAACTCTTTGGCGAGATATTATATGCTATATGGAGACACGGCATTAATTAATAACGAAATAGATATTTACAGATCCATTACAAGAGAAGACATTCGTAATGTAGCCAAGAAATATCTTAATCCTAACCAAAGATTAGTGCTAGAATACTTACCTAAAAAAGATGACCAATAA
- the gldD gene encoding gliding motility lipoprotein GldD, with protein MRLPISILTMFILLSCGEDPLPKPKAYLRLDYPKPEYKTYKSNYTPIVFDKNEEVSKVNVRELQGETKTVGVDLVYKNLQGTIYLTYKHVEGDKERLITFLKDAQKFTQEHTRKADEIVEQPYLNAERKVYGMFYEVGGNAASQSQFYVTDSLNHFLTGSLYFYTKPNYDSILPAAKYLENDIKRIMETVNWQ; from the coding sequence ATGAGATTACCTATTTCAATTTTAACTATGTTTATTTTGCTAAGTTGTGGTGAAGATCCCTTGCCAAAACCTAAAGCATATTTAAGATTAGACTATCCAAAGCCAGAGTATAAGACATATAAGTCAAATTATACGCCAATCGTGTTCGATAAAAATGAAGAAGTTTCTAAAGTAAATGTTAGAGAGCTTCAAGGTGAAACAAAAACTGTTGGTGTGGACTTAGTATATAAAAATTTGCAGGGCACTATTTATTTAACCTATAAACATGTTGAAGGTGATAAAGAACGATTAATAACGTTTTTAAAAGATGCTCAAAAATTTACGCAAGAGCACACTAGAAAAGCAGATGAAATTGTTGAGCAGCCTTATTTAAATGCTGAGAGAAAGGTTTACGGTATGTTTTATGAAGTTGGTGGAAATGCCGCTTCGCAATCTCAGTTTTATGTGACAGATAGTTTAAATCACTTTTTAACAGGATCGCTTTATTTTTATACAAAACCAAATTACGATTCTATTTTGCCAGCTGCAAAATACTTAGAGAATGATATTAAGCGTATCATGGAAACAGTAAATTGGCAATAA
- a CDS encoding tetratricopeptide repeat protein, translating into MTTIKHFIFLLGFLTSLTLSAQNKQVGKAVDAELITLKTALNKATVLQDSQKIAMAYLKLAEFYNRLHIDSEATKHYQHYLDIESEKDTGFVYVKNALGAINLDLKKFKDAKHYLQQSLLVSQELNYSKGQAKTHALLGSVYEKTKAYKKALKHQNISLSIFKSLNDSTGLAITNENLGSVYEDLEKYNVAYKYFKKAFSYAENGRSDIKINIINNLGDINRKSGHYNKALSYTEQALLLAQETQNNSQIESALKDLARIYAGLGDFEQAYQYLSHQSIVNEQEIERHNAELVSAMQVLYEVKEKEAELKLLNKQNQINTVRQYIILVCAVALLLALSVGFLYWKKKRKHEQHILEYKQQLLQADLDKKTVEEAALKREIDIKVSSLANYSLHIAHKNKMLSDVSRTLSNLKDRNVVLIKSKLIEITKDINSDLSNNNEWTELMSYFGQIHPDFFETLKKVALNKLSSSEMRLCMLLRLNLSSKEIAEILRITSDSVRIARYRLRKKLPINSKDDLQAYLLNL; encoded by the coding sequence TTGACTACTATTAAACACTTTATCTTTTTACTTGGGTTTCTTACTTCCTTAACTTTATCCGCTCAAAACAAACAGGTAGGAAAAGCCGTAGACGCCGAACTTATTACCCTTAAAACCGCTTTAAATAAAGCTACTGTTTTACAAGATTCGCAAAAAATTGCGATGGCTTATCTTAAACTTGCAGAATTCTACAATCGCTTACATATAGATAGCGAAGCTACAAAACACTATCAGCATTATTTAGATATTGAAAGTGAGAAAGATACTGGTTTTGTGTATGTGAAAAATGCATTAGGAGCCATAAATCTCGATTTAAAAAAGTTTAAAGACGCTAAGCATTACTTACAGCAAAGTCTATTAGTTTCACAAGAATTAAATTATAGTAAAGGTCAAGCAAAAACACACGCATTATTAGGGAGTGTTTACGAAAAAACTAAAGCGTATAAAAAAGCTTTAAAACATCAAAATATTAGTCTGTCAATATTCAAATCTTTAAACGACAGTACAGGATTGGCTATTACCAACGAAAACTTAGGAAGTGTCTATGAAGACCTTGAAAAATATAATGTTGCTTATAAGTACTTTAAAAAAGCCTTTTCTTATGCCGAAAATGGTCGTTCGGATATAAAAATTAACATTATCAATAATTTAGGTGATATTAATAGAAAAAGCGGACATTATAATAAGGCTTTATCCTACACAGAACAAGCTTTATTGTTGGCGCAAGAAACACAAAACAATTCTCAAATAGAAAGCGCCTTAAAAGACTTGGCTAGAATTTATGCTGGACTAGGAGATTTTGAACAAGCATATCAGTATTTAAGTCACCAAAGTATTGTAAACGAACAAGAGATTGAACGTCATAATGCCGAACTGGTAAGTGCTATGCAAGTGCTTTATGAAGTCAAAGAAAAAGAAGCCGAACTTAAATTACTTAATAAGCAAAATCAAATAAACACTGTTCGTCAATATATTATCTTGGTTTGTGCTGTTGCCTTATTACTAGCATTAAGTGTAGGTTTTTTATACTGGAAGAAAAAACGAAAACACGAACAGCATATTTTAGAGTACAAACAACAATTGTTACAGGCAGATTTAGATAAGAAAACCGTAGAAGAAGCTGCTTTAAAAAGAGAAATAGATATTAAGGTATCTTCTCTGGCTAATTACAGTTTACATATAGCACATAAAAATAAAATGTTATCAGATGTTTCGAGAACGCTTAGTAATCTAAAAGATAGAAATGTGGTGTTAATTAAATCTAAGCTTATAGAAATAACAAAAGACATTAATTCAGATTTATCTAATAATAATGAGTGGACAGAACTGATGAGTTATTTTGGCCAGATACACCCAGACTTTTTTGAAACCCTTAAAAAAGTAGCCTTAAACAAACTCTCATCTTCAGAAATGCGATTATGTATGCTGCTTAGGTTAAACTTGTCATCTAAAGAAATAGCCGAGATTTTAAGAATTACTTCAGATAGTGTTCGAATAGCAAGATATAGACTTCGAAAAAAATTACCTATAAATTCAAAAGACGACCTGCAAGCCTATTTGTTAAATTTATAG
- the rpmA gene encoding 50S ribosomal protein L27, with amino-acid sequence MAHKKGVGSSKNGRESESKRLGVKIFGGQAAVAGNIIVRQRGTAHNPGENVYAGKDHTLHAKVDGIVKFEKKRDNKSYVSVVPFEA; translated from the coding sequence ATGGCTCATAAAAAAGGAGTTGGTAGTTCTAAAAACGGTAGAGAATCAGAATCGAAACGCCTTGGTGTTAAGATATTTGGTGGTCAAGCTGCTGTTGCAGGGAACATTATCGTAAGACAAAGAGGTACAGCTCACAATCCAGGTGAGAATGTATACGCAGGAAAAGACCACACTTTACACGCTAAAGTTGATGGTATCGTGAAATTCGAAAAGAAAAGAGATAACAAATCTTATGTTTCAGTAGTACCATTTGAAGCATAA
- a CDS encoding EamA family transporter, protein MKNIHPKWLFLVSLSLIWGSSFILIKKALLGFTPFQLGALRSALTGLILLVFGAKYLKHIPKEKWKWIALSGFLGSFFPAFLFAFAQTEIDSSIASILNSLVPLNTTLIGLTIFKIISTKRQILGVMIGFLGTAILIFEGADINPDQNYFYALFVITATVMYAFNVNIIKRYLQDVKPLAIATGNYLVIFLPALLVLIFSGFFTSKTIHGVMFMEALGFVAILALFGTAMAKVIFNRLVQISTPVFASSATYLMPVVALLWGVLDGEGFSVLQALATLIILFGVYLSHKRKKPE, encoded by the coding sequence ATGAAAAATATACATCCTAAATGGCTTTTTCTAGTGTCATTATCTCTTATTTGGGGAAGCTCGTTTATATTAATAAAAAAGGCGCTTTTAGGTTTTACACCTTTTCAGTTAGGAGCTTTAAGGTCGGCGCTTACAGGATTGATTTTATTGGTTTTTGGTGCTAAGTATCTAAAGCATATTCCTAAGGAGAAATGGAAATGGATTGCGTTATCGGGTTTTCTAGGGTCTTTTTTTCCGGCGTTTCTGTTTGCGTTTGCACAAACAGAGATAGATAGTTCTATCGCGTCCATTTTAAACTCTTTGGTGCCTTTAAATACGACTTTAATTGGACTTACAATTTTTAAAATTATTTCTACCAAACGCCAAATATTAGGTGTAATGATTGGTTTTTTGGGTACAGCAATATTAATTTTTGAAGGTGCTGATATTAATCCAGATCAGAATTACTTTTATGCCCTTTTTGTGATTACTGCAACGGTTATGTATGCGTTTAATGTAAACATTATTAAACGGTATTTGCAAGATGTTAAACCATTGGCTATTGCTACTGGCAATTATCTTGTTATTTTCTTACCAGCACTATTGGTTTTGATTTTTTCAGGGTTTTTTACGTCAAAAACCATTCATGGAGTTATGTTTATGGAAGCATTGGGATTTGTAGCCATTTTAGCGTTGTTTGGTACAGCCATGGCAAAAGTTATATTTAATAGGTTGGTACAAATATCAACACCAGTATTTGCATCTTCAGCGACATATTTAATGCCAGTTGTTGCCTTGTTATGGGGTGTTTTGGATGGTGAGGGTTTTAGCGTATTACAAGCTTTAGCAACCTTAATTATTTTATTTGGGGTTTATCTTTCTCATAAACGAAAAAAGCCCGAATAA
- a CDS encoding heavy metal-associated domain-containing protein, giving the protein MKHLKYFFAVVTISLLTIACKENNTTPEVKTVEVETSKTKKLNPNATYAKAEFNIDGMTCAVGCAKTIEKKLANMDGVKSATVDFDKELAMVEYDVATVNTTSLEETVKKAGDMYSVKNMKTLDGSGEASTKKGCKADCKMACCANKEEAKKETACAKDCKKPCCADKKQA; this is encoded by the coding sequence ATGAAACACTTAAAATATTTTTTTGCTGTAGTTACCATTTCATTATTAACTATTGCTTGTAAAGAGAACAACACAACTCCAGAAGTAAAAACTGTAGAAGTTGAAACATCTAAAACAAAAAAATTAAACCCAAATGCTACTTACGCTAAAGCTGAGTTTAATATAGACGGCATGACTTGTGCTGTAGGTTGCGCCAAAACTATCGAGAAAAAATTAGCTAACATGGATGGTGTAAAATCTGCAACAGTAGATTTTGATAAAGAATTAGCCATGGTTGAGTACGATGTAGCAACAGTTAACACAACTTCTTTAGAAGAAACTGTAAAGAAAGCTGGCGACATGTATTCTGTAAAAAACATGAAAACACTTGATGGATCTGGTGAGGCTTCAACAAAAAAAGGATGCAAAGCAGATTGCAAAATGGCTTGTTGTGCTAATAAGGAAGAGGCTAAAAAAGAGACTGCTTGCGCTAAAGATTGTAAAAAACCATGCTGTGCAGATAAAAAGCAAGCTTAG
- a CDS encoding pitrilysin family protein, producing MKRYIYPLIALFFISIGVHAQVDRSKQPEPGPSPKITLEVPGEFELKNGLKVLVVENHKLPRVSYSLTIDNKPIKEGDIAGVSQLFGSMMGNGTQTISKDAFNEEIDFLGASMNFSYRGGYARSLTKYSERILELMADAAINPVFNEEEFNKEKDKAIENIKSGENSVSTVAGRVGRALAYGTHHPYGEFVTEESLNKTTLKDVKKFYQENFNPKNGYLVVVGDVKFNDIKKQVEKYFGKWQQGADISYNVPDAKYNVGKTQIDFVDMPNAVQSNISLTHTVDLKMNDPDYHAVLIANKILGGGFNSYLNMNLREEHGYTYGARSSLSADKYVARFSAGASVRNAVTDSAVVETLKEIKRIKNEPVTAEALANAKAKYMGDFVLALESPQTIARYSLNTIINDLPEDFYSTYLQKINAVTTADVQRVANKYFKPENARVVVVGKGSEIIENLEKTGLPIKYYDKYANPTKKPEAPKEVSGVDVNTVLNNYIKAIGGEERLNKVSSLILKYEANAMGSTLLNEEKKVDNKMAQVVSMNGAPMMTVVVTQKETFMKRGGMKQPLPENMANDMKIMAGLFLEKDLLNSDKAKLSGMEKIDGKDAYKVDVSGEVVSVTLYYDVETGLKVKEVQTTSMQGQTQTQEAVLKDYKDYDGILFPSVKEGTQMGQPITSKLIEVVINEGVTEEDFN from the coding sequence ATGAAAAGATATATATATCCATTAATCGCATTGTTTTTTATATCTATAGGGGTTCACGCTCAAGTAGATCGATCTAAACAACCTGAACCTGGACCATCTCCAAAAATAACTTTGGAAGTTCCTGGTGAATTTGAACTTAAAAACGGACTTAAAGTCCTTGTTGTTGAAAACCATAAACTCCCTCGTGTTTCTTATAGTTTAACTATAGATAACAAACCTATTAAAGAAGGAGATATTGCAGGTGTTTCTCAACTTTTTGGGAGTATGATGGGCAATGGCACTCAAACCATTTCTAAAGATGCTTTTAACGAAGAAATTGATTTTTTAGGTGCTTCTATGAACTTTAGTTACAGAGGTGGTTATGCTAGATCGTTAACTAAATATTCTGAAAGAATTTTAGAGTTAATGGCAGATGCTGCTATAAACCCTGTTTTTAACGAAGAAGAATTTAACAAAGAAAAAGATAAAGCTATAGAAAATATAAAATCTGGAGAAAATAGCGTTTCTACAGTTGCTGGACGTGTTGGAAGAGCTTTAGCTTATGGCACACACCACCCTTACGGAGAATTTGTTACCGAAGAATCCCTTAACAAAACCACGTTAAAAGATGTTAAAAAGTTTTACCAAGAAAACTTTAACCCTAAAAACGGTTACTTAGTTGTTGTAGGTGATGTTAAATTCAACGACATAAAAAAGCAAGTTGAAAAGTACTTTGGAAAATGGCAACAAGGCGCCGATATTTCTTATAACGTTCCAGATGCAAAATACAATGTTGGTAAAACACAAATTGACTTTGTTGATATGCCTAATGCTGTGCAGTCTAATATTTCTTTAACGCACACAGTAGACCTTAAAATGAACGACCCAGATTATCATGCCGTTTTAATCGCCAACAAAATTCTTGGTGGTGGCTTTAACAGTTACTTAAACATGAATTTACGTGAAGAGCATGGTTATACATACGGCGCCAGATCAAGTTTAAGTGCCGATAAATATGTAGCGCGTTTTAGCGCAGGAGCATCAGTTAGAAACGCTGTAACAGATAGTGCTGTAGTAGAGACTTTAAAAGAGATTAAACGAATTAAAAACGAGCCTGTAACTGCAGAAGCATTAGCTAATGCTAAAGCAAAATATATGGGTGATTTTGTACTAGCATTAGAAAGTCCTCAAACAATTGCTAGATATTCTTTAAACACTATTATAAACGATTTACCAGAAGATTTCTACTCAACATATCTTCAAAAAATAAATGCTGTTACTACTGCCGATGTACAACGTGTCGCTAATAAATATTTCAAACCTGAAAATGCACGTGTTGTTGTTGTAGGTAAAGGCAGTGAAATTATAGAAAACCTTGAAAAAACTGGTTTACCAATTAAATATTACGACAAGTACGCTAACCCAACTAAAAAGCCAGAAGCTCCTAAAGAAGTATCAGGGGTAGATGTAAATACTGTTTTAAACAATTACATTAAGGCTATTGGCGGCGAAGAAAGATTAAATAAAGTATCGTCTTTAATTTTAAAATACGAAGCCAATGCCATGGGATCTACATTATTAAATGAAGAGAAAAAGGTAGACAACAAAATGGCTCAAGTTGTTTCTATGAATGGTGCACCAATGATGACTGTTGTTGTTACTCAAAAAGAAACTTTTATGAAAAGAGGCGGCATGAAACAACCACTTCCTGAAAATATGGCCAATGACATGAAAATAATGGCAGGCTTATTTTTAGAAAAAGATTTATTAAACTCAGACAAAGCTAAGCTTTCTGGAATGGAAAAAATCGATGGGAAAGACGCTTATAAAGTTGATGTTTCTGGAGAAGTTGTATCTGTTACCTTATATTACGATGTAGAAACAGGTCTTAAAGTCAAAGAAGTTCAAACCACTTCTATGCAAGGACAAACACAAACTCAAGAAGCTGTTTTAAAAGACTATAAAGATTACGATGGTATTCTTTTCCCTTCAGTTAAAGAAGGTACCCAAATGGGACAGCCTATTACTTCTAAATTAATTGAAGTAGTTATTAACGAAGGTGTTACAGAAGAAGACTTCAACTAA
- a CDS encoding DUF4199 domain-containing protein, giving the protein MNSTVAVSFKYGLFTAIMLIAYFLILKLFGLHLNPWFRLFNGVLMAVGIYMAIKLYKLISGASFNYVNGFKTGLLTGFWGTFLFAVFMAIYMFHIDVEFMNTLLKDWFQDMNRGGGILIFIILIEGLASTAVLTLTFMQIFKNSTKLVEN; this is encoded by the coding sequence ATGAATTCAACAGTTGCAGTTTCGTTTAAATATGGTTTGTTTACAGCTATCATGTTAATAGCTTATTTTTTAATTTTAAAATTGTTTGGGTTGCATTTAAATCCGTGGTTTCGGCTTTTTAATGGTGTTTTAATGGCTGTAGGTATTTACATGGCAATTAAACTCTACAAGTTAATTTCTGGTGCTAGCTTTAATTACGTTAATGGGTTTAAAACAGGTTTGTTAACGGGCTTTTGGGGAACATTTCTATTTGCTGTTTTTATGGCGATTTACATGTTTCATATTGATGTAGAATTTATGAATACCTTGCTTAAAGATTGGTTTCAAGACATGAACAGAGGAGGCGGTATTTTAATTTTTATCATTTTAATTGAAGGGTTAGCCTCTACAGCAGTATTAACCTTAACTTTTATGCAAATTTTTAAAAACAGTACTAAATTAGTTGAAAACTAA
- a CDS encoding gliding motility-associated protein GldE: protein MDSEPPSLLLMYILTIDYSIVFGFALLFVLLLCSALISGAEVALFSLTKSDVENSIEEDVAAIKIVSALLERPKKLLATILIANNFVNIAIVILFAYLGEFLFKSLTTAWLRFVIEVVVVTFFILLFGEILPKIYASRNNLRFATFMAYPLKILDTIFSPLSLPMRSITIGIHKRLGKQKTNISVDQLSQALELTSEEDTTSEEHKILQGIVSFGNTDTKQVMKPRIDIFALNINQKYQDVIPEIVNNGYSRIPVFEDNIDNVKGVLYVKDLLPHIDKKQFDWTTLLRAPFFVPENKKLDDLMVEFQEKKVHLAIVVDEYGGTSGVISLEDIIEEIVGDISDEFDDEDLVYSKLDKNNYVFEGKTPLKDFYKIIKIDDNTIFEEKKGEAETIAGFVLEISGSFPKLGSKINYKNYVFTIESLDKKRLKRIKVTIP from the coding sequence TTGGATTCAGAACCTCCGAGTTTACTGTTAATGTATATTTTAACAATTGATTACTCAATTGTATTTGGATTTGCCTTGCTTTTTGTGTTGTTACTATGCTCTGCATTAATATCAGGCGCAGAAGTAGCGCTTTTTTCTCTCACAAAGTCAGATGTTGAAAATAGTATTGAAGAAGATGTAGCGGCAATTAAAATCGTTTCAGCATTACTTGAAAGACCCAAAAAATTATTAGCCACCATACTTATAGCCAATAATTTTGTAAACATTGCTATTGTTATATTGTTTGCTTATTTAGGCGAATTCTTATTTAAAAGTTTAACCACAGCTTGGTTAAGGTTTGTAATAGAAGTCGTTGTAGTGACATTTTTTATATTACTATTTGGTGAAATTTTGCCAAAAATTTACGCCAGCCGAAACAATCTAAGATTCGCCACTTTTATGGCTTATCCACTTAAAATTTTAGACACCATTTTTTCACCTTTAAGTTTACCTATGCGAAGTATTACAATAGGAATTCATAAACGTTTGGGTAAACAAAAAACAAATATAAGTGTCGATCAGCTTTCGCAAGCCTTAGAGTTAACAAGCGAAGAAGACACCACAAGTGAGGAGCACAAAATTTTACAAGGTATTGTGTCTTTTGGCAATACCGATACCAAGCAAGTTATGAAGCCTAGGATTGATATTTTTGCACTTAATATCAATCAAAAATATCAAGATGTTATTCCAGAAATTGTGAACAATGGTTATTCCAGAATCCCTGTTTTTGAGGATAATATCGATAATGTAAAAGGGGTTTTATACGTAAAAGATTTGTTGCCGCATATAGACAAAAAACAATTTGATTGGACTACATTACTAAGAGCGCCCTTTTTCGTGCCCGAAAATAAAAAGCTTGACGATTTAATGGTTGAGTTTCAAGAAAAGAAAGTCCACTTAGCCATTGTTGTAGATGAATATGGTGGTACATCAGGTGTTATTTCATTAGAAGATATTATAGAGGAAATTGTTGGCGACATTAGTGATGAGTTTGATGATGAAGACCTCGTGTATTCTAAATTAGATAAGAACAATTATGTTTTTGAAGGAAAAACACCACTAAAAGACTTTTATAAAATTATAAAAATAGACGATAATACTATCTTTGAAGAGAAAAAAGGTGAAGCAGAAACTATAGCAGGTTTTGTGCTTGAAATATCTGGAAGTTTTCCGAAGTTAGGAAGTAAAATAAATTATAAAAATTACGTTTTTACTATAGAGTCTTTAGACAAAAAGCGCCTTAAAAGAATAAAAGTAACCATACCTTAA